The Amycolatopsis mongoliensis genome includes a window with the following:
- a CDS encoding DUF6801 domain-containing protein translates to MTETLVRKKRFPGIALAALLAGAVAVLSAGPAAAAEKSLTYKGGFPLIGDQQVTVVVKADIPATATAGTPVSVPFSLDVDAGQAAGDGLRLVGATRVSGTIASKVNVAVGGQSVAIPIELPIPETPVPAEGSLKFTAQGQVDFTIPAGTPPGEATSSVDSAATTHVVTDSSLGEFDVALTLDPPDQDATLGTTTVG, encoded by the coding sequence ATGACGGAAACCCTCGTGCGGAAAAAGCGTTTTCCGGGAATCGCGCTGGCCGCGCTGCTCGCCGGTGCGGTGGCCGTGCTTTCCGCGGGACCGGCCGCGGCGGCCGAGAAATCGCTCACCTACAAGGGCGGCTTTCCCCTGATCGGCGACCAGCAGGTCACCGTGGTGGTCAAGGCGGACATCCCCGCGACCGCCACGGCCGGCACCCCGGTTTCGGTGCCGTTCAGCCTCGACGTCGACGCCGGCCAGGCCGCCGGTGACGGCCTGCGGCTCGTCGGTGCCACCCGGGTTTCCGGCACGATCGCGTCGAAGGTGAACGTCGCGGTCGGCGGTCAGTCGGTGGCGATCCCGATCGAGCTGCCGATCCCGGAGACGCCCGTCCCGGCCGAAGGCAGCCTGAAGTTCACCGCGCAGGGCCAGGTCGACTTCACCATTCCCGCGGGCACCCCGCCGGGGGAGGCGACCAGCAGCGTCGACTCCGCGGCGACCACCCACGTCGTCACCGACAGCAGCCTCGGCGAGTTCGACGTCGCCCTGACGCTCGACCCGCCGGACCAGGACGCCACCCTCGGCACGACGACCGTCGGCTGA
- a CDS encoding papain-like cysteine protease family protein — protein sequence MKITSGVLRGLAAVSAAAAAVVALQAPAAAAAARTDLGISMQAQQKDQWCWDASGNTIADYWGYSLSQTRFCQIAHNESGSDCANNQGYLSDQQRVFRSLGFTNVGSYDSNGQVLSFATIKNQIDAGQPIGTRIGWRSGGGHMHVLYGYDDSSGATRVEYGDPWPDNSRYNSMNYDTYRSNTQFQWTHTLYGIEG from the coding sequence GTGAAAATCACTTCAGGAGTCCTACGTGGACTCGCGGCGGTTTCGGCCGCCGCGGCCGCCGTCGTCGCGCTGCAGGCACCCGCCGCCGCGGCCGCCGCGCGGACCGACCTCGGCATCAGCATGCAGGCCCAGCAGAAGGACCAGTGGTGCTGGGACGCCAGCGGCAACACGATCGCCGACTACTGGGGATATTCGCTTTCCCAGACCCGGTTCTGCCAGATCGCGCACAACGAGTCCGGCAGCGACTGCGCCAACAACCAGGGGTACCTGTCCGACCAGCAGCGGGTGTTCCGCTCACTGGGATTCACGAATGTCGGGTCCTACGACTCGAACGGGCAGGTCCTTTCCTTCGCGACCATCAAGAACCAGATCGACGCGGGACAGCCGATCGGCACCCGGATCGGCTGGCGGTCCGGCGGCGGCCACATGCACGTCCTCTACGGGTACGACGATTCGAGCGGCGCGACGCGGGTGGAATACGGCGACCCGTGGCCGGACAACAGCCGCTACAACTCGATGAACTACGACACCTACCGCTCGAACACCCAGTTCCAGTGGACGCACACGCTGTACGGGATCGAGGGATGA
- a CDS encoding Lrp/AsnC family transcriptional regulator yields MPVSPAAQPEPARPSGPDLALVEALQRDPRAPWTRIAAAVGTDATTAARRWDRLQAAGLAWLTAYVTAPTTTVGYVDLACRPDALAGLTQELCGWPSVFSVERTTSRFSLFLSLAARDLDALDGLVTGRLGALPGVREVRFAVATRVYREGSGWLVNALAPEQRAVLDETAVQARLVVPQQWNDRDLRALVESLGEDGRRSYAELARDCRMSESVVRRTLARMLRNHELDFRCDLAHVPAGWPVIAGYRLDIAADDLDRAGTAIAQLPETRLSAAVVGEGNLVVSAWLREPAGCTCYETRLAAAAPGARVLDRAITLRMPKRMGRLLSPRGLGGAHQAIIPAR; encoded by the coding sequence ATGCCCGTTTCCCCGGCCGCCCAGCCGGAACCGGCGCGCCCGAGCGGCCCGGACCTCGCGCTGGTCGAGGCACTGCAGCGCGACCCGCGGGCGCCGTGGACGCGGATCGCCGCCGCCGTCGGCACCGACGCGACGACGGCCGCCCGCCGCTGGGACCGGCTGCAGGCGGCCGGACTGGCCTGGCTGACCGCGTACGTCACGGCCCCGACCACGACCGTCGGGTACGTCGACCTGGCCTGCCGCCCGGACGCGCTGGCCGGGCTGACGCAGGAGCTGTGCGGCTGGCCGTCGGTGTTCAGCGTCGAGCGCACGACCAGCCGGTTTTCGCTGTTCCTGTCTCTGGCCGCCCGCGACCTCGACGCGCTGGACGGACTGGTCACCGGCCGCCTCGGCGCCCTGCCCGGGGTGCGCGAGGTCCGGTTCGCCGTCGCCACGCGCGTCTACCGCGAAGGCAGCGGCTGGCTGGTGAACGCACTGGCCCCGGAACAGCGCGCGGTGCTCGACGAGACGGCGGTGCAGGCCCGCCTGGTCGTGCCGCAGCAGTGGAACGACCGGGACCTGCGCGCGCTGGTCGAGTCCCTCGGCGAGGACGGCCGGCGCAGCTACGCCGAGCTGGCCCGGGACTGCCGGATGAGCGAGTCGGTGGTGCGCCGCACGCTCGCGCGGATGCTCCGCAACCACGAACTCGACTTCCGCTGCGACCTCGCGCACGTCCCGGCGGGCTGGCCGGTGATCGCGGGCTACCGCCTCGACATCGCCGCGGACGACCTCGACCGCGCGGGCACGGCGATCGCGCAACTGCCCGAGACCCGGCTCTCGGCCGCGGTGGTCGGGGAGGGCAACCTGGTGGTGTCGGCGTGGCTGCGGGAGCCGGCCGGCTGCACGTGCTACGAGACGCGGCTGGCGGCCGCGGCCCCGGGCGCCCGCGTCCTCGACCGCGCGATCACGCTGCGGATGCCCAAGCGGATGGGCCGGCTGCTCAGCCCGCGCGGCCTCGGCGGCGCCCACCAGGCGATCATCCCGGCCCGCTGA
- a CDS encoding FAD-binding protein — MGESNWAGNHTYTADSVRTPRTVGEVREAVAAASHVKALGSRHCFNDIADSPGGVLLDLRELDVPVEIHDGSVTVGGSARYGDFAEQLHSAGFALPNLASLPHITVAGSVATGTHGSGRRQPGLASAVSAVELVTADGELRTFTRSNPEFPGVVVGLGALGVVTRLTLDVVPAFDVRQDVFDGLPWEAAYRHFDEIEDAGYSVSMFTNWANDTIDQVWVKSRVDAFTERTGLLGAVPADGPRHPAHAAGISAENGTPQLGVPGPWHERLPHFALAFTPSVGDELQSEYFVPYEDAVAAVRAVRGIGDLLAPLLLVSEIRAIAGDDLWLSPCHGGDRVALHFTWQPRQPEVEAVLPALEERLAPFGARAHWGKLFRSSAPYPRMADFRTLATGLDPSGKFRNPFLERHVFGG, encoded by the coding sequence GTGGGCGAGTCGAACTGGGCCGGGAACCACACCTACACCGCGGACTCGGTGCGGACCCCGCGTACGGTCGGCGAAGTGCGGGAAGCCGTCGCGGCCGCTTCGCACGTCAAAGCCCTGGGCAGCCGCCACTGCTTCAACGACATCGCGGACTCGCCCGGCGGTGTCCTGCTCGACCTGCGGGAGCTCGACGTCCCGGTGGAAATCCACGACGGGAGCGTCACCGTCGGCGGGTCGGCGCGCTACGGCGACTTCGCCGAGCAACTGCACAGCGCGGGGTTCGCGCTGCCGAACCTCGCGTCGCTCCCGCACATCACGGTCGCCGGCAGCGTCGCGACCGGAACCCACGGCTCCGGCCGGCGGCAGCCGGGGCTCGCCTCGGCCGTCTCGGCGGTGGAGCTGGTCACCGCCGACGGTGAGCTGCGGACCTTCACCCGCTCGAACCCGGAGTTCCCCGGGGTGGTCGTCGGCCTCGGCGCGCTCGGCGTCGTCACCCGGCTCACCCTCGACGTGGTGCCCGCGTTCGACGTCCGCCAGGACGTCTTCGACGGCCTGCCCTGGGAGGCCGCGTATCGGCACTTCGACGAGATCGAGGACGCCGGATACAGCGTCAGCATGTTCACGAACTGGGCGAACGACACCATCGATCAGGTCTGGGTCAAGAGCCGCGTGGACGCGTTCACCGAGCGGACCGGCCTGCTGGGCGCCGTCCCCGCCGACGGGCCGCGCCACCCGGCGCACGCGGCCGGGATCTCCGCCGAGAACGGCACGCCGCAGCTAGGGGTGCCGGGCCCGTGGCACGAGCGGCTGCCGCACTTCGCGCTCGCCTTCACCCCGAGCGTCGGCGACGAGCTGCAGTCGGAGTACTTCGTGCCGTACGAGGACGCGGTCGCCGCGGTGCGGGCGGTCCGCGGGATCGGCGACCTCCTGGCTCCTCTGCTGCTGGTGTCGGAGATCCGCGCGATCGCGGGCGACGACCTGTGGCTGAGCCCGTGCCACGGGGGCGACCGGGTCGCCCTCCACTTCACCTGGCAGCCGCGGCAGCCCGAGGTCGAGGCGGTGCTCCCGGCGCTGGAGGAACGCCTGGCCCCGTTCGGCGCCCGGGCCCACTGGGGCAAGCTCTTCCGCTCTTCGGCGCCGTATCCGCGGATGGCCGATTTCCGCACGCTGGCCACCGGACTGGACCCGAGTGGCAAGTTCCGGAACCCGTTCCTGGAGCGGCACGTCTTCGGCGGCTAG
- a CDS encoding LacI family DNA-binding transcriptional regulator — MSVTIHDVARRANVSISTVSRAFTSPDLVRHQTRSRVLAAASELGYHAAGAPHPVARTGHIGIVVSDLGNPFFTGVLDGVQARARQDDVAVLFASSDRDPATEQNLVRRMARQVDGVVLGSPSMTDDQLRALAGQTTLVLLNREVPGIPSIVMDAADGMRQAIEHLAALGHRRCAYLGGPRMSWADRARRQGLAEAAERHGTEVVEFGPFPPVFEGGLQGADLALAADVTAIVAYNDLVAFGALARLNARGVPVPDEISLVGFDDLVFAAISAPPLTTIAMPTEAAGRAAVTILLDLLDGDADEHTTQVLDTYLIVRATTAPPAG; from the coding sequence GTGAGCGTGACCATTCACGACGTCGCCCGCCGGGCCAACGTGTCGATCTCGACCGTGTCGCGCGCGTTCACGTCCCCGGACCTGGTCCGGCACCAGACCCGCAGCCGGGTGCTGGCCGCGGCGAGCGAACTCGGCTACCACGCCGCCGGTGCCCCGCACCCCGTCGCCCGCACCGGGCACATCGGCATCGTGGTCTCGGACCTCGGCAACCCGTTCTTCACCGGCGTGCTCGACGGCGTCCAGGCCCGCGCCCGGCAGGACGACGTCGCCGTGTTGTTCGCGAGCAGCGACCGGGACCCGGCGACGGAGCAGAACCTCGTGCGCCGGATGGCCCGGCAGGTCGACGGCGTCGTCCTGGGCAGCCCGAGCATGACCGACGACCAGCTGCGCGCGCTCGCCGGGCAGACGACGCTGGTGCTGCTCAACCGCGAGGTGCCGGGGATCCCGTCGATCGTGATGGACGCCGCCGACGGGATGCGGCAGGCCATCGAGCACCTGGCCGCGCTCGGCCACCGCCGCTGCGCCTACCTCGGCGGGCCGCGGATGTCGTGGGCGGACCGCGCCCGCCGGCAAGGCCTGGCCGAGGCCGCCGAGCGCCACGGCACGGAGGTCGTCGAGTTCGGCCCGTTCCCGCCGGTGTTCGAGGGCGGGCTGCAGGGCGCGGACCTGGCGCTGGCCGCGGACGTGACGGCGATCGTCGCCTACAACGACCTCGTGGCGTTCGGCGCGCTGGCCCGGCTCAACGCCCGTGGTGTGCCGGTACCGGACGAGATCAGCCTGGTCGGCTTCGACGACCTGGTCTTCGCGGCGATCTCGGCGCCGCCGCTGACGACGATCGCGATGCCGACGGAGGCAGCGGGCCGCGCGGCGGTCACCATCCTGCTGGACCTGCTCGACGGCGACGCGGACGAGCACACGACGCAGGTCCTCGACACCTACCTGATCGTCCGCGCGACGACGGCCCCGCCGGCGGGCTGA
- a CDS encoding pectate lyase family protein, with amino-acid sequence MTRKTEFCLRVFGTAALAAAMAVAVPAGVAHAAFESSPAGFGAGTTGGAGGETVTVTTASAFTSAVADAVARTVRVSGKITLANKTLVKIGSNKTILGVGSGSGFTGGGLAVDKSSNVIIRNLAISKAVGTDAIQIQRGATRVWVDHNDLSSDLDHGKDYYDGLLDISHAADGITVSWNKFHDHYKVSLVGHSDSNAAEDTGKLHVTYSHNWFENVNSRLPSLRFGTGHAYDNYFHAVTDSAVHSRMNAQFLAQNNVFESTKVCLETTGDSDVDGYLNESGNSFGGCTNEITRTGSMTNAPYSFTLEPTSTVKATVTAGAGVGRI; translated from the coding sequence ATGACCAGGAAAACCGAGTTCTGCCTGCGTGTTTTCGGAACCGCCGCGCTCGCCGCGGCGATGGCCGTCGCCGTTCCCGCCGGGGTCGCGCACGCGGCCTTCGAGAGTTCCCCCGCCGGCTTCGGCGCCGGCACGACCGGCGGCGCGGGCGGCGAGACCGTCACCGTGACGACGGCTTCGGCGTTCACCAGCGCGGTGGCGGACGCGGTCGCCCGCACGGTCCGGGTGAGCGGGAAGATCACCCTGGCGAACAAGACGCTGGTGAAGATCGGGTCGAACAAGACGATCCTCGGCGTCGGATCGGGCTCCGGCTTCACCGGCGGCGGGCTCGCCGTGGACAAGTCGTCGAACGTGATCATCCGCAACCTGGCCATCTCGAAGGCGGTCGGCACCGACGCGATCCAGATCCAGCGCGGCGCCACCCGGGTGTGGGTCGACCACAACGACCTGTCCTCCGACCTCGACCACGGCAAGGACTACTACGACGGCCTGCTCGACATCAGCCACGCCGCCGACGGGATCACGGTGTCCTGGAACAAGTTCCACGACCACTACAAGGTCTCCCTCGTCGGGCACAGCGACAGCAACGCCGCCGAGGACACCGGCAAGCTGCACGTCACCTACAGCCACAACTGGTTCGAGAACGTGAACTCGCGGCTGCCGAGCCTGCGGTTCGGCACCGGCCACGCCTACGACAACTATTTCCACGCGGTCACCGATTCCGCCGTGCATTCGCGGATGAACGCGCAGTTCCTCGCCCAGAACAATGTCTTCGAATCCACGAAGGTGTGCCTCGAAACCACCGGTGACAGCGACGTCGACGGCTACCTCAACGAATCGGGCAACTCCTTCGGCGGCTGCACGAACGAGATCACCCGCACCGGGAGCATGACGAATGCACCGTATTCCTTCACGCTGGAGCCGACTTCCACGGTCAAGGCCACCGTGACGGCGGGCGCGGGTGTCGGCCGGATCTGA
- a CDS encoding Gfo/Idh/MocA family protein, giving the protein MSGSRRRTVADPPRLAVVGTSGYAFSYLHRARILHDEGLVRFAGMADVRVPSAAAIALLPEGGTAHVGVDDLLRRCRPDITVVATPPHAHVRVGGAVLRAGGDLLLETPPVLDLAGFRTLSRLAAENGSACQTGFQSFGSPALPVLRTAIAAGKLGEVVGVGAAGAWIRTDAYYRRNPWAGRRWLDGEPVVDGALTNPFSHAVATALLVGGVGGRDPAEIALELYGTRDIEADDTACLRIRFDRGPEIVVAASLCAEQDHEPYVVVHGSKGRAKFWYKSHRLELDDERVHLGEPVDLLRNLVAHHLDPAGVPLLAPLPATRAFASVVEAVRDAPSPARIPAGWIRTAGEGASRHPVVRGIGEEVAVAADRLALFSEIGVPWASAGRGGSAADRTG; this is encoded by the coding sequence ATGTCGGGGAGCAGGCGCCGCACCGTCGCGGACCCGCCGAGGCTGGCCGTGGTCGGCACGTCCGGCTACGCGTTCAGCTACCTGCACCGCGCCCGCATCCTGCACGACGAGGGCCTGGTGCGGTTCGCCGGCATGGCCGACGTCCGGGTGCCCTCGGCCGCCGCGATCGCGCTGCTGCCCGAGGGCGGCACCGCCCACGTCGGGGTCGACGACCTGCTCCGCCGCTGCCGCCCCGACATCACCGTGGTCGCGACCCCGCCGCACGCGCACGTCCGCGTCGGCGGCGCGGTGCTGCGGGCGGGTGGCGACCTGCTGCTGGAAACCCCGCCGGTCCTCGATCTCGCCGGGTTCCGGACGCTGTCCCGGCTGGCGGCGGAAAACGGCTCGGCGTGCCAGACCGGCTTCCAGAGCTTCGGCTCCCCGGCGCTGCCGGTGCTGCGGACGGCGATCGCGGCCGGGAAGCTCGGCGAGGTGGTGGGCGTCGGCGCGGCCGGGGCGTGGATCCGCACCGACGCCTACTACCGCCGCAACCCCTGGGCGGGCCGCCGGTGGCTGGACGGCGAACCCGTGGTGGACGGCGCCCTGACCAACCCGTTCTCCCACGCGGTGGCCACGGCGCTGCTCGTGGGCGGGGTCGGCGGGCGCGATCCGGCGGAGATCGCCCTGGAGCTGTACGGCACGCGCGACATCGAAGCCGACGACACGGCGTGCCTGCGCATCCGCTTCGACCGCGGACCCGAGATCGTCGTCGCCGCGTCGTTGTGCGCCGAGCAGGACCACGAGCCGTACGTGGTGGTGCACGGCTCGAAAGGACGCGCGAAGTTCTGGTACAAGAGCCACCGGCTGGAGCTCGACGACGAACGCGTCCACCTCGGCGAACCGGTGGACCTGCTGCGGAACCTGGTCGCCCACCACCTCGACCCGGCGGGGGTGCCGCTGCTCGCGCCGCTGCCGGCCACCCGCGCGTTCGCGTCGGTGGTCGAGGCGGTGCGGGACGCGCCGTCACCGGCCCGGATCCCGGCGGGCTGGATCCGCACGGCCGGCGAAGGGGCGAGCCGGCACCCCGTGGTCCGGGGGATCGGCGAGGAGGTCGCCGTCGCCGCGGACCGGCTGGCGCTGTTCTCCGAGATCGGCGTCCCGTGGGCGAGCGCCGGGCGCGGCGGCTCGGCCGCGGACCGCACCGGGTGA
- a CDS encoding ABC transporter substrate-binding protein — translation MRRTRERRTLVALAAVVPLLLTGVAACGSDSGGGDVTITFVWWGSDGRATLTKKAVELFQQKNPKIKVQTSFSAYAAYWEKLATQTAGGRPPDVLNVDTRYLAEYGGRGVLADLNEGAGKSISLADVNPELAATGVYQGKRYAVPWAQNTPAMLYDPAAFTAAGADPAKGLTWDQYAEATQKVSAAGGARGTTDFGILDTTLEIWLRQQDKQFYTPEGKLGFTADDLRRYWQLAGRFRESKGASAADVTASYNTSPEQSPLGKKLTSSEFAYDNLLPAYQKANGKPLNVAPYPTGGGGSTGQYRRPSMFLSVSARSRQQEAAAKLVDFLVNDPEVGKIVGTDRGLAPNLKVRAQLASSAKGADKTLYDYEAALEPKLGAAPPVPPKGAGAIQKLLQRTYEEVAFGRMSVDDAVNRFMSEAEKGLQ, via the coding sequence ATGCGTCGGACAAGAGAGCGACGGACGCTCGTCGCGCTGGCCGCGGTGGTCCCGCTGCTGCTGACCGGGGTCGCCGCGTGCGGCTCGGACTCCGGCGGCGGGGACGTGACCATCACGTTCGTCTGGTGGGGCAGCGACGGCCGGGCGACCCTGACGAAGAAGGCCGTCGAGCTGTTCCAGCAGAAGAACCCGAAGATCAAGGTGCAGACGTCGTTCTCGGCGTACGCGGCCTACTGGGAGAAGCTGGCGACGCAGACGGCGGGGGGCAGGCCGCCGGACGTGCTCAACGTCGACACGCGCTACCTGGCCGAGTACGGCGGCCGGGGCGTCCTGGCCGACCTGAACGAGGGCGCGGGGAAGTCGATCTCGCTGGCCGACGTCAACCCCGAACTGGCGGCCACCGGCGTGTACCAGGGCAAGCGGTACGCCGTGCCGTGGGCCCAGAACACGCCCGCGATGCTCTACGACCCGGCGGCGTTCACCGCGGCGGGCGCGGACCCGGCCAAGGGCCTGACCTGGGACCAGTACGCCGAGGCCACGCAGAAGGTCAGCGCCGCCGGAGGGGCTCGCGGCACGACCGACTTCGGCATCCTCGACACGACCCTGGAGATCTGGCTGCGCCAGCAGGACAAGCAGTTCTACACCCCGGAGGGCAAGCTCGGGTTCACCGCCGACGACCTGCGCCGGTACTGGCAGCTGGCGGGCCGGTTCCGGGAGAGCAAGGGCGCGTCCGCGGCCGACGTCACGGCGTCCTACAACACCTCGCCCGAGCAGTCCCCGCTCGGCAAGAAGCTGACGAGCTCCGAGTTCGCCTACGACAACCTCCTGCCCGCGTACCAGAAGGCGAACGGCAAGCCGCTGAACGTGGCGCCGTACCCGACGGGCGGAGGTGGCAGCACCGGGCAGTACCGGCGGCCGTCGATGTTCCTGTCGGTCTCCGCGCGCAGCCGGCAGCAGGAGGCGGCGGCGAAGCTCGTCGACTTCCTGGTCAACGACCCCGAGGTGGGCAAGATCGTCGGCACCGACCGCGGGCTCGCCCCGAACCTCAAGGTCCGCGCCCAGCTCGCGTCGTCGGCGAAGGGGGCCGACAAGACGCTCTACGACTACGAAGCCGCCCTCGAACCGAAGCTCGGCGCCGCGCCGCCGGTGCCGCCCAAGGGCGCCGGCGCGATCCAGAAGCTCCTCCAGCGCACCTACGAGGAGGTCGCGTTCGGGCGGATGAGCGTCGACGACGCCGTCAACCGGTTCATGTCCGAAGCCGAGAAGGGACTCCAGTAG
- a CDS encoding carbohydrate ABC transporter permease, whose protein sequence is MTTVRTPDPPVAWDTPVRARRRDRPPGRRRKSRPEAFAFLTPWLLGAVALTVGPMVVSLYLSFTDYDLFTSPKWVGFGNFAHMVTDDDRYLQSVKVTLIYVLVSVPLKLTVSLLVAMLLNTRRGGGGFYRAAFYAPSLLGASVAAALVWRALFMGGGPVNEVLASVGWHTPSWVDDPRFSLASIVLLGVWQFGAPMVIFLAGLKQIPAELHEAAAIDGAGAVRRFRHITLPMLSPVIFFNLVMEAIHAFQAFTPAFVIGGGRGGPADADLFYTLYLFEVGFQDFRMGYASAMAWVLLAVIAIVTAIVFKTAKLWVFYDDAGERR, encoded by the coding sequence ATGACGACCGTGCGCACCCCGGACCCGCCGGTCGCCTGGGACACTCCCGTGCGGGCCCGGCGGCGGGACCGGCCGCCCGGGCGCCGCCGCAAGAGCCGGCCGGAGGCCTTCGCGTTCCTGACGCCCTGGCTGCTCGGCGCGGTGGCGCTGACCGTCGGCCCGATGGTCGTCTCGCTCTACCTGTCCTTCACCGACTACGACCTGTTCACCTCGCCGAAGTGGGTCGGCTTCGGCAACTTCGCGCACATGGTCACCGACGACGACCGCTACCTGCAGTCGGTGAAGGTGACCCTGATCTACGTCCTGGTCTCGGTGCCGCTGAAGCTCACGGTGTCGCTGCTGGTGGCCATGCTGCTCAACACCCGCCGCGGCGGAGGCGGCTTCTACCGGGCCGCGTTCTACGCGCCGTCGCTGCTCGGCGCGAGCGTCGCGGCGGCGCTGGTGTGGCGGGCGCTGTTCATGGGCGGCGGCCCGGTCAACGAGGTCCTCGCCTCGGTCGGCTGGCACACGCCGAGCTGGGTCGACGACCCGCGGTTCAGCCTCGCCTCGATCGTGCTGCTCGGGGTCTGGCAGTTCGGCGCGCCGATGGTGATCTTCCTGGCCGGGCTCAAGCAGATCCCGGCGGAGCTGCACGAGGCGGCCGCGATCGACGGCGCCGGCGCGGTCCGCCGGTTCCGGCACATCACGCTGCCCATGCTCTCACCGGTGATCTTCTTCAACCTGGTGATGGAGGCGATCCACGCGTTCCAGGCCTTCACCCCGGCGTTCGTCATCGGCGGCGGCCGCGGCGGCCCGGCCGACGCGGACCTGTTCTACACGCTCTACCTGTTCGAGGTCGGCTTCCAGGACTTCCGGATGGGCTACGCGTCGGCGATGGCGTGGGTGCTGCTGGCGGTGATCGCGATCGTCACCGCGATCGTGTTCAAGACGGCGAAGCTGTGGGTGTTCTACGACGATGCGGGAGAGCGCCGATGA
- a CDS encoding carbohydrate ABC transporter permease, whose protein sequence is MTVLPRSARSAAWHVLCLVIVAVVLYPLVWLAFASVKPPDEILSRLSLLPTRFVFDGYTKGWEGAADVGFGCFFLNSFLVAGLSVAANVFSCSLAAFAFARLNFRFRGALFAFMITTLMLPYHVTLIPQYVIFQQAGLVNTFVPLILPKLLATEAFFVFLIVQFMRGIPRELDEAAIIDGCSVYRTFWHVVLPLSKPALVTTSIFTFIWTWNDFFTQMVYLNDTEKFTVPLGLRLFVDTSSESNFGAMFAMSALALVPIVLFFLAFQRLLVEGVSTSGLKG, encoded by the coding sequence ATGACCGTGCTCCCGCGCTCCGCGCGTTCGGCGGCCTGGCACGTGCTGTGCCTCGTGATCGTCGCCGTGGTCCTGTACCCGCTGGTGTGGCTGGCGTTCGCGTCGGTCAAGCCGCCGGACGAGATCCTTTCGCGCCTGTCGCTGCTGCCCACCCGGTTCGTCTTCGACGGCTACACGAAGGGCTGGGAAGGCGCGGCGGACGTCGGGTTCGGCTGCTTCTTCCTCAACTCGTTCCTCGTCGCCGGACTGTCGGTGGCGGCCAACGTCTTCTCGTGCTCGCTGGCCGCGTTCGCGTTCGCCCGGTTGAACTTCCGGTTCCGCGGCGCGCTGTTCGCGTTCATGATCACGACGCTGATGCTGCCCTACCACGTCACGCTGATCCCGCAGTACGTGATCTTCCAGCAGGCCGGGCTGGTCAACACGTTCGTCCCGCTGATCCTGCCGAAACTGCTGGCCACCGAAGCGTTCTTCGTGTTCCTGATCGTCCAGTTCATGCGCGGGATCCCGCGCGAGCTCGACGAGGCCGCGATCATCGACGGCTGCTCGGTCTACCGGACGTTCTGGCACGTCGTGCTGCCGCTGTCGAAGCCGGCGCTCGTCACGACGTCGATCTTCACGTTCATCTGGACGTGGAACGACTTCTTCACGCAGATGGTGTACCTGAACGACACGGAGAAGTTCACCGTGCCGCTCGGCCTGCGGCTGTTCGTCGACACCAGCAGCGAGTCGAACTTCGGCGCGATGTTCGCCATGTCGGCGCTCGCGCTCGTCCCGATCGTGCTCTTCTTCCTCGCCTTCCAGCGCCTGCTCGTCGAAGGCGTCAGCACCAGCGGCCTGAAGGGGTGA
- a CDS encoding DUF624 domain-containing protein: MEGFSDCLLTGLLVALASVPVVTAAPAFAAGCRALDRARHGIGRPLWTTFWADFRQAVRGGAAFGLLGLFAAVLFAVDLAVVGAMPGAGVLRPALWVLAAAVAVVAVRTCEVVATGEPAWRRAVVTAVRETAAAPGSAVLLAGAAGLAVVLVWMLPILALLVAGPLALAAVATGGQR, from the coding sequence TTGGAAGGCTTCTCGGACTGCCTGCTGACGGGCCTGCTCGTCGCACTCGCGTCGGTGCCGGTGGTGACCGCGGCCCCGGCGTTCGCGGCGGGCTGCCGGGCCCTCGACCGGGCGCGCCACGGCATCGGTCGTCCATTGTGGACGACGTTCTGGGCCGACTTCCGGCAGGCCGTCCGCGGTGGGGCGGCGTTCGGCCTGCTGGGCCTCTTCGCGGCCGTGCTGTTCGCGGTGGACCTCGCCGTCGTGGGCGCCATGCCGGGTGCGGGCGTGCTCCGCCCGGCGCTGTGGGTGCTGGCCGCCGCGGTCGCCGTCGTCGCCGTGCGGACGTGCGAGGTGGTCGCGACCGGCGAGCCGGCCTGGCGCCGCGCGGTCGTGACCGCCGTGCGGGAGACCGCGGCGGCGCCCGGGAGCGCCGTGCTCCTGGCCGGGGCGGCCGGTCTCGCGGTGGTGCTCGTGTGGATGCTGCCGATCCTGGCCCTGCTGGTGGCCGGGCCGCTGGCGCTGGCGGCCGTGGCGACCGGCGGGCAGCGGTGA